CCTCGTTCTCACCAATAAAATCTCTTTAATCCGCTACTCGTCCATTTCTAATTCAATTCTAATTTTGTTGGTTTTCCTATATGTTGTAGACAAGAGGGTCCAGAGTAACGTGCGCTTTGTCCGAGACGTTCGCGTAAGACGATTGTGGCGCAAAAGTTGGGAATCTAGCGCTACTAGGATCGCAATCCTATGCAAATGCAGATTCAATTTCAAATCCAAGTAAATGTACGTAACAAGTACCATTTCCCGTTTGTCATAACTTTTGAACCATGACTATCCCACGCTTCGGACAATGAAATATGTCACTCGTGCCCTTCCTCTCTACCATGTATATTTCAAGCTCAAGGTCATTAGAATCGAGGCTTCCTCTTTTGCGTAATTACCTCGTGCATTGTTCGAGGCTcaatttcgtttaatttaacaaatttttcagTCTTCTACCATCTTAGTGTGGGGTTTGTCCCattggtttggcaactaagtgattgctgattttgtcattaggtggtaatgacaatcacttagttgtcaacccaatatATGATAGTAAACTATAGTTTATGATCGATTTGCAATTAGTATAATGTAATTTATGAGAAAGAGTAATATAAAATTTGCGCACGATCGATCTTGGATATTTGCAACAATCTTGCAGATAGAAAATTTAATCTTCGTCAGCATTGTCGATTATCTATGCCATTAAAGAGTGAAAGTCATTCTCTAACCACGAATATCGTTCCGAGCAATCGGTTATCCCTTATGTAAAACTTTCTTCTTCCATAAGCACGCATCTCGTAATATTCCTTCATTGAAAGTTTAAGCTTTCTCTAAAATTTTGCCTCTTTCAAGTTTAATAACAGCAACGTTAAAATTAACACCcctaattaaatttaaattctgTTAAACGTACGTGTAAGGGTATCTTACGATGCTCTTTGAAGCAAACATTACGCGTTAGATTGAAAATTTCTCAATAATGAATATATGAATCGTACTTATGAGTAGCAAATGGTACGTGAatcgttcgtagaaatgtattgAAGCGGATGGTAATCAAATCGGAAACTTATATTGAAATATCTCAATTTctgttaatataaaataatgtattttattattacttatttattatatattttgataaaataatacTTGCTGTTTACTATCGGGTCCACATCGCGGTTGACGATCTATTCAAAACGTGTTTACAGACTTTAGCACGAATATAGAGCATCGTGTAGCATAATCGTAAAGTACTATCGCGTGCACgactttatacgtaatttaaattttatagaatCGTTGTATTTTGATCTAAGGACATTGGAAACGGTGGAAAGAATCTTTTTCCTCAAGGTCGTCTAATTCTATGTTCTTCCAATTATCAATTAACGCGATTTCCTATTTTCCATACAACAGTATCAAAGCACTTGTGTCTGAAAACGCTTAGTTTATGCTTGGTTTAAAGGAtatcttaattttaattttataaaacctGGCGTACCATGGACAAAGAGAAATGCAAAGTGATGCTTTTGCGTTTATGTCTTGTTTGTCTTTCATCCGCTACATTTCATGAAATTAAGGtcgaaatatcttttaaactatgCACTTTTCAGCGTAAGTACCTTGCTACTTTTGTATAGAGAATAGAAAATCACATCTACCGAACAAGCAAATACGTAGATCTCTACTTTAGAAATAAAACCGATGACCTTGAAATCTTGTAAAAGAAACGAACTTGAGGAAACATACTTTTCATCGATTCACGTGTCCCTCGAGGTAGCGTAGCTTTGTCTTGAGAAGTTTTTACACGCAACATTACACAAGGTAGATAGTTGGATAATCCTTTTTAGCTTAGGCATCCTCTATACGTACTAATACATTTACTTCTACCGCATGTGTGATGTAACTTTTGATGActttcataaagtgatacaatttTGTTATCAAAATAATATATACCAATACCTGGAATGGCCATATACTGAACTATAATTAAGTAACAAGTAGAGTTTCATAATTATGTATCGATAAAAAAATgcttttttttaacattttaggaAATTGAATCGAATGTTTCTGATTATGTAAAAAATCAAccaattttccattagaatgAAGACAATAATCGAGAAAGAAAATTGGTTTCGTTTAATACTTACTGCCACGTTTCTAATGATATGCGTTGTTGCAGAAAAGGTAAGATACACAGACACGATATTAGTTTTAGTTACAAATGGTAATATAACTAGTCTATCGGTAATCGTATATTACTCTTGGTATTTATActagaaatattagaaaatattagaAACGTACATAAAACTTTCTTTTATACAAATGTTGTATCAGTCGAATACTTGtttaatgtataaatatattgctCTAAAGATGATCACAAACTAACCTTATAATGACATCgtttatatttaaattgtatATTTCACGGCGTAATTTTGAAGTAAAATATCTTAGGAAcgatatttttgtaatattaatatggaaacaaatttttatggtTACAGCGGAAAAGACAAATATTTAGAGAACAAGTCTTACCAGCATTAGGAGGTAAAATTCCAGAAGAAGCTTTTAGGACTGATCGTTTAGCGTTAAATCGATTAAACAAAGAAGGTATTACAGTACCTGATGGAGTGGTCTTGGATGCCCGAAGTGTGCATAAACATACTCAGCATGTTCAAACGATGCCAGAAGTAATAAAGGTATGTACAAGTTAATAAACAAAATGTAGGTTAAGCATTTTCCAAGTCAATGGTGTTTTTGacgttttaaataaatttgaatagcCTTTGCACTCTACCATATGCTAAATATTATACAGGCGTAAATATCTTCTAAATTATACAGTATTCGGAAAAAAGTTTCAAACAAAACACGTTCTGTTTCGAGGAAAATGTCTTACACTGACTGCCAGATTTGTCTAAGTAAAGACGTTTCGAGATCTTCGTTTTTCTAAATGAAACTGTACACTTTTTTACATACTGTTCGATGCAGTTCTTAattctttataaaaaaatattatgataCTTGGAGCTTAGTTTAAAAATGCTTAATTTAACCCTTTCGCTTCGGGTGCCACTTATAGGCGGCGCTCGCGAGATGACCTGTGGGTACGAGAGCCGCATATAGGCGGCGACTACGCGACGAATCCTAAGTTCGGCACCCCATATATCGGGTATACATCAATGCCATCTGtagtcaataatatattttttcgttatcgGCAGAACATTTTCTGTTGATTTTATTGATATATTGGATTAATCACTTCTTAAAAGTTACTCATTCTTAAAACAACAACGACAAAATTTCAAACATCCAAACGATCGTATACTGTTTCGTGttaaaaaatctattaaatcCATTGACAGTGAAACAATATTTCATATACGGTTCTTAcaaaaattattgttatttaagacATAGGAAAACGTATATATAGCAATCGTGCACACTGTGCGCATTTTTGGCGCGCGTTTCTGTTCAGTAACAGTACTTCGGTGGACTGGACTGTCGAAGCGAAAAGGTTAagaaagttagaaaaattttgaAGAACGAAGCGGGAGAGACTCGTATTATTGTGCCTTGGAATATCAACATTGTTTTGGTTTGCCAGAttcaaaggtaaacgaactccgGACAAAATATTATCGTCGTCATTTGTAATCGTCAACCGGAGTTACGTTCGAACTTCTTATAACGACACTGgtcgatacaaatagacgaacgtgctctctaggAAAGTCATTATAGCGAGTCAGATAGTAGAgtagcgagcgacgattacgatCGGCATACATTATCTCTGTACTTGTGcttaaagtgattttaatataattgactattacaattttatcactcgtctctttaataaacCAACCAATACGTTTAATATTCACCTCGCTAATTAAATGGAAATTAATTGAACAGCATTGTTCTGTCTTTGCAGGTGTACCTGACACCGGATGGACGATACGTTCCACCCGAAGGCAGATTTCATTACAACCGTGCGAAAGCGATTGACACGACTTACGTTATTCGTACGCCATACTCGCGATTTAATGGTCACGAGTACACGAACAATCGCTTTAACAAGCATCGGGATTTTTCCAAATCACAAACTTATACGAGCTTCAGACAATTTGTACCTATAGTACCACCATTGAAACCTGGAATTTATAAACCTATCGTAACACCATTGGTACTTCCTGCTGATGCCAATTTATTAGAAGAAACTTTTACACCAACTTGGAATATTCGCTACGAATGGGATTCTATTTACCAACCATTCGACGATTATATTCTCAACAACATAGCGCTTTTCAACTCTCACCAGGTATATATTCTATGCGTCTGCTTCTACGTATAGTTGGTTATACCATTATTCCAACACAGCACTATCTCTGTATCTGTTGCTTCGTATAAGCGAGCACGATTGAAATATCATATTGCTTATTCTACGGTAATTATGCACAAAAAGAGATCTCAATTTCCAGCCACCCATGGAATCTAACTTGAATTAACTTAACCGTATCTTACACCATTACTATCGCAATCCTGTGCAAATGCGTATGCAATTGCATTTTTAACAGTTTATATTAAACTAAATGTGATTTAACaagtatcatttttttttttttttgtaatgtgACATAATTTTTCAGCCATGAtcatgtcacgtaaaataaaaagcaggaggctcgaacgaaaagaaaaaaattaaggttgTATTGTATTCTGTATTgtcttgtattctgaatttacactgactgcgattttgttctgagctccagccgtgactttccaagactgaagctcttacaatttgactttcggtaacatctgtttcttctttgtttgtcatccctcaatatccccactaccctgtaggcgtacgtgaccgttgtcacacttctaggacattcggtggaaggatcgttgggatacagatgactcattaggcacttcggcgatatacattgtcgccaaggccgccacatctctatctccatcatcggtccatcggatttgaagtatgccggtcgtgacaatcACCCCGCATCTTGGACAAAATGCATGTTACTCGGAACCTTCTCCTCTACGTATTCCAAATTTAACAAAATCGAACTTGAGGCCCCCTTTTGTGCATAATTATCTATTCGACGAAAATACGAgacatttattaatatttggACATTTGTATACGTTCTGCCATCTACCAATTGTTAGAAATAGTTCGTACTGCGAAAGGAATTTATTTTGTACAATTAATACCAGGAGAGAAATTACGGTGGAACTTGGTTTGCCTGGATTTGTCGgcgaacaaatattttatataataggaACTCAGCGATTGTCCCCGCTAAGCATCTGTTATTGTTCACATAATAGGAGCTCGCGTTCAGATAAATGAATTCAACTAGCAACAGTTTAGTCAGATCACGTCAAGTCAGGTAACGGTTAAGAGATTTTCACTTCACTTGACCGAACCGCCTACCGTGGATGTTCTCATTGGGATACGTGTAAGCGATTTTCATCGGTGTTAAACTAAACTTTTGCTGGTTCAAGTCGTTTATCTGAACGTGAACTCCTATTGTGTGAACGGAAAGTAATAGGTACTGGGGACGATCGACGAGCTTCTGTTATCTCGTCCCTCGATTGGTCATTGACCAAAATTTCGTTCAGATAGACGCGATTCATACAAATGAAGTTCTACCGTAATACCAATATTTTAGCGATACATTAAGATATCTAATATATCGctgaaagaaaagaggaaaaggtGATTGTAAAATTAATTGCACAGGTTTTCAAAAAGCTCAAACTTTTAAATGTCTTACACGATTTCCTGCGTCATTCGATAAACGattgaatttatattagaaatgACAAATTGAAGCTAGTCAGCGTTTATGCGTTCTAACATGGAATAAAACGAGAGATCGTAAAATTTATAATGGTCACCTATAGGCTGTATGAGacgtatatgtgtgcgtgtgtgatGTATCTTTTTTGATCAACTCGAGTGCAAAACCACAATCTGTGAAAGAAGAACGCATATCGACACACGAGATTCTAGTTTGCCTACTTCGTTGAAACCAACCACAATTTTCTAGGATTACCTGCTACGAGAAGATAGATCATCTAGTTATCTTGGATTTGAAACGCGAATGAAACCGTAGTCGCGAGTACATTCGCTGATGCACGCTCACCTGCACTCGCGGTATGCAAATTACGAGCAAAGCACCAATAACATACTATTACGCCTCTTCCTTTCTTAACAGAATTCAAGCAAGAATCTCATGAGCATCTTTCACAGTAACAGTAGTTAAGTCACGTTACTCTCACTCGCGTTGCATATATCGATATGTCTAAAACGCTCTCTCTTACGTAATTTCCTCTTCTACTCGTAATAGAGTTAAACGTACAGGGTGGCTAATAAACGCATGTTCATATGTCACGAGATGAATCTACACATTAAAAGGACTAAGAAACGTTATATCAACGTATCGCTCGTTTAGCGCAAGAACGaggtaaattaaaaaatcatgATTTTTGGGAAGACGAGTTTGGACGTTTAGAATCGTTATAATTTTGTCAAAACATCACATTGAAATGGCACAAACAAGTAAGTTGATATAACGAATATAAGAACTTGCGCAAAAGCATTTTATTCTTGTTTGGTTCAATAAATTCACATGTATCCTTAAAGCTACCTCCATTCTGAGCTAAGACTATCAATGATCAAGatttatttaacgttatgtcgttatcgtttaaaataattttaacagCAGTCACGCGTATTATTTCATCGATAAAATCGTAAGTTGAAATAGCACGTTATTAATGATACAAGAGAAGAAAGAAGCTTTCCTTATCTTCACAGCAATATCCTGACAGTATAAGatgtgtagtatcggaaaaaggataggattaggataatttagatttgtaaaattctcctaatactatttattaagataaatgaaaataacagagattaattggacagagaacgataaatgttcaacttgaactaaaacacaaaagtcttattccgctcaaataaCTCTCTcgactctataactctcgtctttggcatctgcactcgcacgctttcgcttctcaactcatactgtacgccttttgcattcgttctcgctggtgTCTCAACACCGCCTTTAGcatctcttttgtcttttcccgccctatcgcgcacgtgtcccgaaaacgcccgtggccagggtcacgcaggcctcttccacgaaactgttcacttgaaaggaccgacgacacattgatgtacccgacgatgccgcggctctcgcgacattgtttacgattcggccgatatcttaggccttttgcccacgatactacagatGCGACACTCTTTTTGAAACCAAAACAACAGGAGCAAACGTAAAGTCTTCTTATGTGACAAGTTCTGATGGCTCATTTATAATAATAACTCGGAAACTGCAAATTTTGAGTTATATCATTGTTACAGCGAATGAACAACACGTCCTACGTACATAGTTTTGGAATTATAAGCGACTAAAGAAACTGTTCAAAGTGTCTGTCGTATCTCATATCCATAAACTCGTAATTTGTTTCTAGATGGATATCGGACAACGTTTCAGCCGCGAAAATGTATAAAGACGGTCTTTTTATTTTCAGATCATTGCTGATTATCAGGGATTTTTGAATAAGTTTCACGAGCGATCTTCGAGACACGTCGGATCTCATCCTGCAAATAGAAACCAAAACTTTTCTCCTCGCATTCGAAAGCAGGAATTGCAAAACATCGAAATAAATCCGAAAGCAACATCGTACCAAAATGTCAAGCTGAACACCGACGATACAATTTCTCGGTATACGAATCTTACcaaaattccagaaactggtTTCACGTGCAATGGTAGGAGAGGCATGTTTGCCGATGTTGAAACTAAGTGTCAAGTGAGTACATAGCTCATTACGCTTTTCGTTCCGAAAATTTCCTTTTCAATTTAAGGTTTAATAGATTTCGCTGTTATGAAAGAATAAGAAGATAATACATTTTCTTGCatgaggcttcgttttcgagaaaaattaatttgaacATTTATCCTTTCGTTACATTTAATCTTTAttaaaaaaaacattttttattccttgttaGATGCTCTTAAATGTCCTGCAAGAATATCTGGTTCACAGGTGGCTCCAAAAATGACAATTTTTTTACATTCCcctttcaaactcgattttctctaAAAAATAAGCTTCAGAAAAGAAAATGTTGTTCTATATCCAtcctttatttctttataaagaaTCATCTGACACTcgtatgtatattttcattattCGGATTTACTGTACATTTTTCAAATGATTCTTTGTTTCTAGGTTTTCCACAACTGCTCCGGTTGGTCGAAAACTTCTTCGCTTTGTCCATCGGGAACAGCATTTAGTAACGTAAAGAAACGTTGTGAATGGTGGAATACAGTAGAGTGTAaataattcatttaattttatcgaaatttcaataatcTTAGAATAGTAATAgatataaatgaattaaaagtAATGATAACTTAAATGTCcattataaatcgttataattagactgtggatttttacgcatttatgagaaatttaaggAGCACCGAAATGCACAGAgtgcacataatacgcaaaaatatgTGAAACGTCGAAAATATAGCACTTACGATAATACCTAGTAGctgaaacaaatttctactttccaacggctttcataaaaatatatatatttgcataaatatccgcagtccgGTTATGATTAATATGCGAAACTAATGCGATGAACAAAATGTAGATATACCATCTCTATTACAAACGTCCAAATTATGGTCACTGTTACATAGAATGAGAAAATATAAGAACAGTTTAAGAATGTACATGTTACGGTAAACgaaaaattcttttaaaatcATCTTCAAAGTATTCTCGATATTACCATAGTTCTTTTTTACATGTATATTACCATTCACTTTTTAAAAATACAGTGTCCTAGTTGACGTCAAAACGAGTTTACTGATCTACAACCTACGATATCACGATATGGAAATAATAGTATAAGATGCGCAAAAAAATATGTATAGTTTAGAACACATTAATTATTTAGATTAATTCAAGCTGAATCGTCATCTGCTCAGAGCAGTCATTCGTATCATATTCTGTActtgttttttattatttttcgaaAACTTTAATACCGAATGTGGCGAAACGTTAACCGAGAGTGAAATAAAAAcaattgtaatattaattacataCG
The Bombus affinis isolate iyBomAffi1 chromosome 2, iyBomAffi1.2, whole genome shotgun sequence genome window above contains:
- the LOC126928893 gene encoding uncharacterized protein LOC126928893; its protein translation is MKTIIEKENWFRLILTATFLMICVVAEKRKRQIFREQVLPALGGKIPEEAFRTDRLALNRLNKEGITVPDGVVLDARSVHKHTQHVQTMPEVIKVYLTPDGRYVPPEGRFHYNRAKAIDTTYVIRTPYSRFNGHEYTNNRFNKHRDFSKSQTYTSFRQFVPIVPPLKPGIYKPIVTPLVLPADANLLEETFTPTWNIRYEWDSIYQPFDDYILNNIALFNSHQIIADYQGFLNKFHERSSRHVGSHPANRNQNFSPRIRKQELQNIEINPKATSYQNVKLNTDDTISRYTNLTKIPETGFTCNGRRGMFADVETKCQVFHNCSGWSKTSSLCPSGTAFSNVKKRCEWWNTVECK